In one window of Acidovorax sp. HDW3 DNA:
- a CDS encoding triacylglycerol lipase, whose product MRNRYATLTALAVASLLLSGCTVLREFKPAVHVAAMTPGEYITLKRGDILTSGKLSAATLETIRVAGLDDGACAKPEATGCIHALSDIQGVAAEQRLSALSELWLHQAQTLPQVLPDPTQQAAPDAGDPHLNAWLEVARHAYAYLFFSERAPDARAFEDRQTQVRDYYNLAVQEAASLVFAGYRGKAMANTDMVVRDGPWVVVLNKPAPVPSSQARKILPQELLPASSLSFSGLRSTFRRDGFGGELVAVMAADPVPAAAADADTGASSARAERAPQQPGPAWSDMPTTAITALLHFPGANLAQVLSTHEAALSVHDPYRDAKIEWHGQRVPLAANFTANYGLWLARSGFSRQSLRSLFASAQGLERPHLYLMQPYDPERRIILMIHGLASSPEAWVNVANELMGDEELRRRFQIWQFYYPTNMPIAYNHHAIRQTLDEALRHFDPQGSAAASRDMVVIGHSMGGVIARLMVSSSQGDGLWNELLAGRTFDDRRMQRLRARIGPLMHFEPLAPVERAIFIAAPHRGTEVAGGRLGRFVARLVHLPLTVLEGFADVLDDLAHGEGAQTGADMPRLPNSIDNLDRSDPFVQAAAKLPISPCVRYHSIIGHPDPAIPLLQSDDGLVPYWSAHLDGAASEKIVRSAHSVQGTAPAITEMRRILHEDIRSCATAPAATAAKR is encoded by the coding sequence ATGAGAAACCGGTACGCAACACTGACAGCCCTGGCGGTGGCCTCGCTGCTGCTGAGCGGCTGCACGGTGCTGCGCGAATTCAAGCCCGCAGTTCACGTCGCCGCCATGACGCCGGGCGAGTACATCACGCTCAAGCGGGGCGACATCCTGACCAGCGGCAAGCTCAGCGCCGCCACCCTGGAGACGATCCGGGTCGCCGGCCTGGACGATGGTGCCTGCGCAAAGCCAGAGGCCACCGGCTGCATCCATGCCCTGTCGGATATTCAGGGGGTGGCCGCCGAACAGCGCCTGTCGGCCCTATCCGAGTTGTGGCTGCATCAGGCGCAGACCTTGCCGCAGGTTTTGCCAGACCCCACGCAACAGGCTGCACCCGATGCCGGCGATCCGCACCTGAACGCCTGGCTGGAGGTGGCCCGGCACGCTTATGCCTACCTGTTCTTCAGCGAACGCGCGCCGGATGCGCGGGCTTTTGAGGATCGCCAGACCCAGGTACGCGACTACTACAACCTGGCCGTGCAGGAGGCGGCATCGCTCGTGTTCGCCGGCTATCGCGGCAAGGCGATGGCGAATACGGACATGGTCGTCAGGGATGGACCGTGGGTCGTGGTGCTGAACAAGCCGGCTCCGGTGCCCTCCAGCCAGGCACGGAAAATCCTGCCGCAGGAACTGCTGCCAGCCTCCTCACTGTCGTTTTCCGGGTTGCGCAGCACGTTTCGGCGCGACGGTTTTGGTGGTGAGCTGGTGGCGGTGATGGCGGCCGACCCGGTGCCGGCAGCGGCAGCGGACGCCGACACGGGGGCATCCAGTGCGCGAGCCGAACGGGCACCGCAGCAGCCCGGCCCAGCGTGGAGCGACATGCCGACGACGGCCATCACTGCGTTGCTGCACTTTCCTGGCGCCAACCTGGCCCAGGTGCTGTCCACGCACGAGGCCGCGCTTTCCGTGCATGACCCCTACCGGGATGCCAAGATCGAATGGCATGGACAGCGTGTGCCGCTGGCGGCGAACTTCACCGCCAACTACGGACTGTGGCTGGCGCGCTCGGGCTTCAGCCGGCAATCACTGCGCAGTCTGTTCGCAAGTGCGCAGGGCCTTGAGCGCCCGCACCTGTATCTGATGCAGCCCTACGACCCGGAGCGCCGCATCATCCTGATGATTCATGGCCTGGCCAGCAGTCCGGAGGCCTGGGTCAACGTGGCCAACGAACTGATGGGCGACGAGGAGCTTCGCCGCCGGTTCCAGATCTGGCAGTTCTACTACCCGACGAACATGCCGATCGCATACAACCACCACGCCATCCGCCAGACGCTGGACGAGGCGCTGCGGCATTTCGATCCACAAGGCAGCGCTGCGGCCTCGCGTGACATGGTGGTGATCGGCCACAGCATGGGTGGCGTGATCGCGCGCTTGATGGTGTCCTCGTCGCAGGGCGATGGGCTGTGGAACGAATTGCTGGCTGGACGCACGTTCGACGATCGAAGAATGCAGCGCCTGCGTGCGCGAATCGGCCCGCTGATGCACTTCGAGCCGCTGGCCCCAGTGGAACGCGCGATCTTCATCGCCGCCCCGCACCGTGGCACCGAGGTGGCCGGTGGGCGCCTGGGGCGCTTCGTCGCGCGCCTGGTGCACCTGCCGCTGACCGTGCTGGAAGGCTTTGCCGACGTACTGGACGACCTGGCCCATGGCGAAGGGGCGCAGACCGGCGCCGACATGCCCAGGCTGCCCAACAGCATCGACAACCTCGACCGCTCCGACCCGTTCGTCCAAGCCGCCGCCAAGTTGCCCATCTCGCCGTGCGTACGCTACCACTCGATCATCGGCCACCCCGATCCTGCCATTCCCCTGCTCCAATCAGACGATGGCCTGGTGCCCTATTGGAGCGCCCATCTGGACGGCGCCGCATCCGAAAAAATCGTCCGTTCGGCGCACAGTGTCCAGGGCACCGCACCAGCGATCACGGAAATGCGCCGTATCCTGCACGAAGACATCCGCAGTTGTGCCACGGCTCCAGCAGCCACAGCCGCGAAGAGGTAA
- a CDS encoding TetR/AcrR family transcriptional regulator produces MNKPARGLRSDGEATRTRILEAAGELFATTGYAETPNKAIAARAQVDLASINYHFGNRSGLYQTVLTQCHGRLLDMGALQQLVDSDMPPASKLRVLIEQLVALAMQEPQAWQLRVLAREVLAPTSHLQILFQDEAMPKMALLKRLLGEITQIPAEDPALTRCLLNVLAPGLMLLVGGRSFPGPLQEIFQMPSQAIASHLYHYAIGGLKAIAREYAKQATTPGKPQSPRTR; encoded by the coding sequence ATGAATAAACCTGCACGCGGACTTCGCTCGGATGGCGAAGCCACACGAACCCGGATACTGGAAGCCGCAGGCGAGTTGTTCGCCACAACCGGCTACGCCGAGACACCCAACAAGGCCATCGCCGCCCGGGCGCAGGTGGACCTGGCATCCATCAACTACCACTTCGGCAACCGCAGCGGTCTGTACCAGACGGTGCTGACGCAGTGCCATGGCCGCTTGCTGGACATGGGCGCCCTGCAGCAGCTGGTGGACAGCGACATGCCCCCCGCATCGAAGTTGCGCGTGCTGATCGAGCAATTGGTGGCGCTGGCGATGCAGGAACCCCAGGCGTGGCAATTGCGCGTTCTGGCCAGGGAAGTGCTGGCACCGACCTCGCACCTGCAGATCCTTTTCCAGGACGAGGCCATGCCGAAGATGGCGCTCCTCAAGCGCCTGCTCGGCGAGATCACGCAAATCCCCGCAGAAGACCCCGCCCTGACCCGCTGCCTGCTCAATGTGCTTGCCCCCGGCCTGATGCTGCTGGTTGGTGGCCGCAGCTTTCCCGGCCCCTTGCAGGAGATTTTCCAGATGCCTTCGCAGGCGATTGCAAGCCACCTGTACCACTACGCCATCGGTGGGCTGAAGGCGATAGCCCGGGAGTACGCGAAGCAGGCCACAACCCCAGGCAAGCCCCAATCGCCCCGCACGAGGTAG
- a CDS encoding HlyD family efflux transporter periplasmic adaptor subunit encodes MKKPLIALGLLVVLALGAWAWMHQRDKGPDGALVLYGNVDIRQVALAFDGSGRVADMQVDEGDAVQAGQVLATLDTQTLTLQTEQAQAQIGVQQQNLLRLKNGSRPEELAQARSGYAAAQADAERARKDLARLQGIAAQTEHRGVSAQELDRAQAAAQVADAQAAQKRDALRLTEIGPRKEDIAAAEAQLKASEAQLALLQHQVSQGQLVSPSDAVVRSRLLEPGDMATPQKPAYALAITEPKWVRVYVGEPDLGKVKPGQAARVTTDSAPGQSIAGKVGYISSVAEFTPKSVQTEELRTSLVYEVRVIVEDKDNALRLGQPATVVLSNGDAP; translated from the coding sequence ATGAAGAAACCTCTCATTGCCCTTGGTCTCCTCGTCGTGCTCGCGCTGGGCGCATGGGCCTGGATGCACCAGCGGGACAAAGGCCCCGACGGCGCGCTGGTGCTGTACGGCAACGTGGACATCCGGCAGGTGGCGCTGGCGTTCGACGGCAGCGGCCGCGTGGCCGATATGCAGGTCGATGAGGGCGACGCCGTGCAGGCTGGTCAGGTGCTGGCCACGCTCGATACGCAAACGCTGACCCTGCAGACCGAACAGGCGCAGGCACAGATCGGTGTGCAGCAGCAGAACCTGCTGCGCCTGAAGAACGGATCGCGCCCTGAAGAGCTCGCGCAGGCGCGCAGTGGCTATGCCGCCGCGCAGGCCGATGCCGAGCGTGCGCGCAAGGATCTGGCGCGCCTGCAGGGTATCGCGGCCCAAACGGAGCACCGTGGGGTCAGCGCGCAGGAACTCGATCGCGCCCAGGCCGCCGCGCAGGTGGCGGATGCGCAGGCCGCGCAAAAGCGCGATGCGCTGCGCCTGACTGAAATCGGCCCGCGCAAGGAAGACATTGCCGCTGCCGAAGCGCAACTGAAAGCCTCCGAGGCCCAACTGGCGCTGTTGCAGCATCAGGTTTCGCAGGGGCAACTGGTCTCGCCATCCGATGCCGTGGTGCGCTCGCGCCTGCTGGAACCCGGCGACATGGCGACGCCACAGAAGCCGGCGTACGCCCTGGCGATCACCGAGCCCAAGTGGGTGCGCGTGTATGTGGGCGAACCCGATCTGGGCAAGGTCAAACCCGGCCAGGCGGCACGCGTCACTACCGACAGCGCACCGGGCCAGTCCATCGCCGGCAAGGTCGGCTACATCTCCTCGGTGGCCGAATTCACGCCCAAGTCGGTGCAGACCGAGGAGCTGCGCACCAGCCTGGTCTATGAGGTGCGGGTGATTGTCGAAGACAAGGACAACGCGCTGCGCCTGGGCCAGCCGGCCACGGTGGTGCTGAGCAACGGCGACGCGCCATGA
- a CDS encoding ATP-binding cassette domain-containing protein, whose product MSGAGQTGASIAAEGLRKTFEAPGGGPLHAVDGISLQVRPGELTALVGPDGAGKTTLMRMMAGLLKPDAGILRVLGIDVAQDPQTVQDRISYMPQRFGLYEDLSVQENLDLYADLHGVPQEVRRERFARMLEMTDMARFTSRPAGKLSGGMKQKLGLACTLVRSPDLLLLDEPSVGVDPLSRRDLWKIVQQLVDDEKLSVIVSTAYMDEAERCAQVFVMHQGRLLAEGAPGALRERARGLTYVATPPTGTPARDLQARLIDAQPLIIDAVPKGGAVWFIRQPKADAHALDALLSGIDCQARPEELEDAFMMMLRQQQAQQAQQAQQAQEAGTVAETPARPSNASPQSPSNGKGDGPVIVVRDLVRQFGDFTAVASTSFDVARGEIFGLLGPNGAGKTTTFRMLCGLLPASSGHLEVAGMNLRHARAQARARIGYVSQKFALYGNLSVRENLEFFGGAYGLRGQALRTRVAATLDQFALEPTAISGLLPGGYKQRLAMATGLLHEPDILFLDEPTSGIDPLARRAFWRTITALAQAGVTVIITTHFMEEAEYCDRIAIQDAGKVLALGTPQAVREQAGDAGADMNSAFIAIVEHGRAADRAGTPGGRA is encoded by the coding sequence ATGAGCGGGGCTGGGCAAACTGGCGCCAGCATCGCCGCCGAAGGCCTGCGCAAAACCTTTGAGGCGCCAGGCGGCGGGCCGCTGCACGCGGTCGATGGCATCTCGCTGCAGGTGCGCCCAGGCGAGCTGACCGCACTGGTCGGCCCGGACGGCGCTGGCAAGACCACCTTGATGCGGATGATGGCCGGGCTGCTCAAGCCCGATGCGGGGATCTTGCGCGTGCTCGGCATCGACGTGGCGCAAGACCCGCAAACGGTGCAGGATCGCATCAGCTACATGCCGCAGCGCTTTGGCCTGTACGAAGACCTGAGCGTGCAGGAAAACCTGGATCTCTACGCCGACCTGCATGGCGTGCCGCAGGAAGTGCGCCGCGAACGTTTTGCGCGCATGTTGGAAATGACCGACATGGCCCGGTTCACGTCACGCCCGGCGGGCAAGCTCTCGGGCGGCATGAAGCAGAAGCTGGGTCTGGCTTGCACGCTGGTGCGCTCGCCGGATTTGCTGCTGCTGGACGAGCCCAGCGTGGGCGTTGATCCGCTCTCGCGCCGCGATCTGTGGAAGATCGTGCAGCAACTGGTGGATGACGAAAAACTCAGCGTGATCGTCAGCACCGCCTACATGGACGAGGCCGAGCGCTGCGCCCAGGTGTTCGTGATGCACCAGGGCCGCCTGCTCGCCGAAGGCGCTCCCGGCGCGCTGCGCGAGCGCGCACGCGGCCTGACCTATGTGGCGACGCCACCCACCGGCACGCCCGCCCGCGACCTGCAGGCGCGTTTGATCGACGCCCAGCCACTGATCATCGATGCGGTGCCCAAGGGCGGTGCGGTGTGGTTCATCCGCCAGCCCAAGGCCGATGCGCACGCACTGGATGCATTGCTCAGCGGCATCGACTGCCAAGCGCGCCCGGAAGAACTCGAAGACGCTTTCATGATGATGCTGCGCCAACAGCAGGCCCAGCAGGCCCAGCAGGCCCAGCAGGCCCAGGAGGCGGGCACGGTAGCCGAGACGCCCGCGCGCCCTTCAAATGCTTCCCCGCAATCGCCCTCGAATGGCAAAGGGGACGGGCCGGTGATCGTGGTGCGCGATCTGGTGCGCCAGTTTGGTGACTTCACCGCCGTCGCCAGCACCTCCTTCGATGTGGCGCGGGGCGAGATCTTCGGTCTGCTCGGCCCCAACGGCGCGGGCAAGACAACGACCTTTCGTATGCTCTGCGGCCTGCTGCCAGCCAGCAGCGGGCATCTGGAAGTGGCCGGCATGAACCTGCGCCACGCCCGCGCCCAGGCGCGCGCGCGCATCGGCTATGTGTCGCAAAAATTCGCGCTCTACGGCAACCTGAGCGTGCGCGAGAACCTGGAGTTCTTCGGCGGTGCCTACGGGCTGCGCGGCCAGGCGCTGCGCACGCGCGTGGCGGCCACGCTGGATCAGTTCGCCCTGGAGCCCACGGCCATCAGCGGCCTGCTGCCGGGTGGCTACAAGCAGCGCCTGGCCATGGCCACCGGTTTGCTGCACGAGCCGGATATTCTGTTTCTCGACGAGCCCACCAGCGGCATCGACCCGCTGGCGCGGCGCGCCTTCTGGCGCACCATCACCGCGCTTGCCCAGGCGGGGGTGACCGTCATCATCACCACGCACTTCATGGAAGAGGCCGAGTACTGCGACCGCATCGCCATCCAGGATGCCGGCAAGGTGCTGGCGCTGGGCACGCCGCAGGCGGTGCGCGAGCAGGCAGGCGATGCAGGCGCCGACATGAACAGCGCTTTCATCGCCATCGTCGAGCACGGCCGCGCCGCCGACCGGGCCGGAACCCCAGGAGGTCGCGCATGA
- a CDS encoding ABC transporter permease, translated as MSQPPFMRRFIALLRKEVRQMLRDKSNLAVGLLLPIALILLFGYGLSFDVKNAPVAVVLEDSAPAAREAVAGLGGSSYLSPVWGTKMQEAERLLRAGEVDAIVRVPLDFSRRLAAGDARIQLILNGVNSTTAQTVEGYVNSAIATWAQKQVDRAGNKLPALGRVEVVQRMWFNETGNSSWYLVPGLIVLVLTLIGAFLTSLLIAREWERGTLESLFVTPVRPLELIFAKLAPYLVVGAIDLVLCLLAARFLFEVPLRGSLPILFLASMLYLLVSLLLGLFISGKTRNQFEASQLAMLVSFMPAMMLSGFVFDLRNVPLVIQVVAQLLPATHFMGLIKTLFLAGDHGPTILRSVAILSLYALVLLVATHRTLRKTLD; from the coding sequence ATGAGCCAACCCCCATTCATGCGGCGTTTCATCGCCCTGCTGCGCAAGGAAGTGCGCCAGATGCTGCGCGACAAGAGCAACCTGGCGGTGGGGCTGCTGCTGCCGATTGCGCTGATTCTGCTGTTCGGCTATGGCCTGTCTTTCGATGTGAAAAACGCCCCGGTCGCCGTGGTGCTGGAAGACAGCGCGCCCGCCGCGCGCGAGGCTGTCGCCGGTCTGGGCGGCTCAAGCTATTTGTCGCCAGTCTGGGGCACAAAGATGCAGGAGGCCGAGCGCCTGCTGCGCGCAGGCGAGGTGGACGCCATCGTGCGGGTACCGCTGGATTTCTCGCGCCGGCTTGCGGCGGGCGATGCCCGCATCCAGTTGATCTTGAACGGCGTCAACTCGACCACGGCGCAGACCGTGGAGGGCTACGTCAACAGCGCCATCGCCACCTGGGCACAAAAGCAGGTGGACCGTGCCGGCAACAAGCTCCCCGCGCTGGGGCGCGTGGAGGTGGTGCAGCGCATGTGGTTCAACGAAACCGGCAACAGCAGCTGGTACCTGGTGCCCGGCCTGATCGTGCTGGTGCTCACGCTGATCGGTGCCTTCCTCACCTCGCTGCTGATCGCGCGCGAATGGGAACGCGGCACGCTGGAGTCGCTGTTCGTCACGCCCGTGCGGCCGCTGGAACTGATCTTCGCCAAGCTGGCGCCGTACCTGGTGGTGGGCGCCATCGACCTGGTGCTATGCCTGCTGGCAGCGCGCTTTTTGTTCGAGGTGCCACTGCGCGGCTCCCTGCCCATCCTGTTCCTGGCCTCGATGCTGTATCTGCTGGTTTCGCTACTGCTGGGACTGTTCATTTCCGGCAAGACGCGCAACCAGTTCGAGGCCAGCCAGCTGGCCATGTTGGTCAGCTTCATGCCGGCCATGATGCTCTCGGGCTTCGTGTTCGACCTGCGCAATGTGCCGCTGGTGATCCAGGTCGTCGCGCAACTGCTGCCGGCCACGCATTTCATGGGCCTGATCAAGACGCTGTTCCTGGCCGGCGACCATGGGCCGACCATTCTGCGCAGCGTTGCCATCCTCTCCCTCTACGCCCTCGTGCTGCTTGTCGCCACGCACCGCACGCTGCGCAAGACGTTGGACTGA
- a CDS encoding ABC transporter permease — translation MATFLATLSQIIALVRKELLALIKEPASRALLIVPAFLQALLYGYGATYDLTHVPYAVLDQSRSAVSTELLARLDGTGVFVRTATLTSPQQIADVVDAEQALLVLSIPPDFAARLSAGQAAPLQLILDGRNSSTAGSAASHVAAIVAAYNASLATPGAPGAAGIRVERRAWFNPNLESRWNMMPGLIAALSMLQTLMLAALSVAREREQGTFDQLLVTPLTPMQILIGKALPSILIGLLQSSIIFLIIRFWFEIPMQGSVGLLYFGLIVFTVASVGVGLSISALSLTMQQAMLYTFLLIMPLMLLSGLFTPVRNMPEVLQLATYANPLRFGMDIVRRVYLEGAGLIDIWRQFIPLLVLAATTLPLAAWLFRNRLS, via the coding sequence ATGGCTACCTTCCTTGCCACACTCTCCCAGATCATCGCCCTGGTGCGAAAAGAGCTCCTTGCGCTCATCAAGGAGCCTGCCAGCCGGGCACTGCTGATTGTCCCCGCCTTCCTGCAGGCGCTGCTGTACGGCTACGGTGCCACCTATGACCTCACGCACGTGCCCTATGCCGTGCTGGACCAGAGCCGCAGTGCGGTATCGACCGAGCTGCTGGCACGGCTCGATGGCACCGGCGTGTTCGTGCGCACGGCCACGCTCACCTCGCCGCAGCAGATTGCCGATGTGGTCGATGCCGAGCAGGCCTTGCTGGTGCTCAGCATCCCGCCGGACTTCGCGGCGCGGCTGAGCGCTGGCCAGGCTGCACCGCTGCAGCTCATTCTGGACGGGCGCAATTCCTCGACGGCAGGCTCTGCCGCCAGCCACGTCGCCGCCATCGTGGCCGCCTACAACGCCTCGCTGGCCACCCCGGGGGCTCCAGGGGCCGCAGGCATTCGGGTGGAGCGGCGCGCCTGGTTCAACCCCAATCTGGAATCGCGCTGGAACATGATGCCGGGGCTGATTGCCGCGCTGAGCATGTTGCAAACCCTGATGCTGGCGGCGCTGTCGGTGGCGCGCGAACGCGAACAAGGCACTTTTGATCAGTTGCTGGTGACGCCGCTCACGCCGATGCAGATCCTGATCGGCAAGGCGCTGCCCTCCATCCTGATCGGGCTGCTGCAGTCCAGCATCATCTTCCTGATCATCCGTTTCTGGTTCGAGATTCCGATGCAGGGCTCGGTGGGGCTGCTCTACTTCGGGCTGATCGTCTTCACCGTCGCCTCCGTGGGCGTGGGCCTCTCCATCTCCGCCCTGTCGCTGACCATGCAGCAGGCGATGCTCTACACCTTCCTGCTGATCATGCCGCTGATGCTGCTCTCGGGCCTGTTCACGCCCGTGCGCAACATGCCCGAGGTGCTGCAGCTCGCCACCTACGCCAATCCGCTGCGCTTCGGCATGGACATCGTGCGCCGTGTCTATCTGGAAGGCGCGGGCCTGATCGACATCTGGCGCCAATTCATCCCCCTGCTGGTGCTGGCCGCCACCACGCTGCCGCTGGCGGCCTGGCTGTTCCGCAACCGCTTGTCATGA
- a CDS encoding efflux transporter outer membrane subunit: MAHRLAPLVIAIASIVLAGCAAVGPNFVKPVPPAPDDWTSWRSGDAALHIPPEAAQALPSPWWQAFNDTTLNALQQRAFDNSPDLRTAALRFAQSRSQRTTVAAQRGPEVNASAGASRQRQSESGASTRTIGIMGAGPGVTELLAEPFTLYQAGFDASWELDLWGRVSRSVEAADADVGQQAALLDLARLSLASDVARHYFELRTAQRQTRLMREDIAALEDRAALLQARVEGGVLNHTDLQRQRTELAALKAQLPPLLAQEAASVNQIALLLGERPGALQAELAPRDTDARTALPDLALGLPSEVAQRRPDIRAAEARLHSATANIGIAQANLYPSIRLGAKFGFESYLSGEFADWGSRTWSVGPSLNLPIFDHGRRTATVQLRELQQQEAAVNYQKTVLKAWQEIDDALSAYSAEQQQAQELQARSDAASDAYQLAQARYDGGATDYTAVLDSQRSYLQARRDLAANQGRLAARFITVNKALGNGSGSEQLPSPSVPPTSFAR, encoded by the coding sequence ATGGCCCATCGCCTTGCACCGCTGGTCATTGCCATCGCCTCGATCGTTCTGGCCGGTTGCGCCGCCGTCGGTCCGAATTTTGTTAAGCCGGTGCCCCCCGCGCCCGATGACTGGACAAGCTGGCGCAGCGGCGATGCCGCGCTGCACATCCCGCCCGAAGCCGCGCAGGCGCTGCCGAGCCCGTGGTGGCAGGCGTTCAATGACACCACCCTGAATGCGCTGCAGCAGCGCGCCTTCGACAACAGCCCCGACCTGCGCACCGCCGCGCTGCGCTTTGCCCAATCGCGCAGCCAGCGCACCACCGTCGCCGCGCAGCGCGGGCCGGAAGTGAACGCCAGCGCGGGTGCCAGCCGCCAGCGCCAGAGCGAGAGCGGTGCCAGCACGCGCACCATCGGCATCATGGGGGCCGGCCCGGGCGTGACCGAGCTGCTGGCCGAGCCCTTCACGCTGTACCAGGCGGGGTTCGACGCTTCGTGGGAGCTGGATTTGTGGGGCCGCGTAAGCCGCTCGGTGGAGGCCGCCGACGCCGATGTCGGCCAACAGGCTGCGCTGCTGGACCTGGCCCGCCTCAGCCTGGCCAGCGACGTGGCGCGCCACTACTTCGAGCTGCGCACCGCCCAGCGGCAGACTCGCTTGATGCGCGAGGACATCGCCGCGCTGGAAGACCGCGCCGCGCTGCTGCAAGCGCGGGTCGAGGGCGGTGTGCTCAACCACACCGATTTGCAACGCCAGCGCACCGAACTGGCCGCGCTCAAGGCGCAGTTGCCGCCGCTGCTGGCGCAAGAAGCCGCCAGCGTCAACCAGATCGCCCTGCTGCTGGGCGAGCGCCCCGGCGCGCTGCAGGCCGAACTGGCGCCGCGCGATACCGACGCCAGGACGGCGCTGCCCGATCTGGCCCTCGGCCTGCCCTCGGAAGTGGCGCAGCGCCGCCCCGACATCCGCGCCGCCGAAGCGCGCCTGCACAGCGCCACCGCCAACATCGGCATCGCCCAGGCCAATCTGTACCCCAGCATCCGGCTGGGCGCGAAGTTCGGCTTCGAGTCCTATCTTTCCGGCGAATTTGCCGACTGGGGCAGCCGCACCTGGTCGGTCGGCCCCAGCCTCAACCTGCCGATCTTCGACCACGGCCGGCGCACAGCCACCGTGCAATTGCGCGAACTGCAACAACAGGAAGCGGCGGTGAACTACCAGAAAACCGTGCTCAAAGCCTGGCAGGAGATCGACGATGCGCTGTCCGCCTACAGCGCTGAACAACAACAGGCGCAGGAGCTCCAAGCCCGCAGCGACGCGGCCAGCGATGCCTACCAGCTTGCCCAGGCGCGCTACGACGGCGGCGCCACCGACTACACCGCCGTGCTCGACAGCCAGCGCAGCTATCTGCAGGCCCGTCGGGATCTGGCCGCCAACCAGGGCAGGCTGGCAGCGCGCTTCATCACGGTGAACAAGGCATTGGGAAATGGATCCGGTTCAGAACAGCTGCCTTCGCCGTCCGTTCCACCCACTTCCTTCGCGCGTTGA